TTCAAGCACGGCAGCGTTATTGATGTACCAGGTTTTTAAGGCCAGTATAACGCCCTCATAAACAATACGCGGCGTTTTGGTTACGCCCAATGTTGGTAATATATCAAGATTAATACCCAACTCTTGTTTAGCTCCCTGCTGCTTTACATCACTTAAAAAGCGGTAAACCGGTAACGAGTTAAGGCCGTAATTACCTGCATTGGTAATTACAGGAATAATGCGGCGGTTGAGGCTTACCGAACGTAACACAATTTCGTTACCCTTAATGGCCAGCATTAAATCGCCCAGGTTAACCTCGGCCCTGTCCTGCCCGTCGGCACCGGTTGCAGGAGCCTGATAGTTGCGGAAGGCACCGGGCGTAAAATTCCCCAAACTATCTGCCGGCGTGTGTATAATTTCGGCAACTAATGCCGGATCGTATATGTAAGATTCCGTTTCGGCTATTTCATCAACAATTTGCTTAAAGCTTTTTTCGGTGTTTGACAAACGGCTAAACATAGCGGTACCGGTTGGCCGGCCGCAATGTTCAAGGTAAATTAAAGGCTCATCATCGTTAGAGATGCGGAAAGTAACCGAAAAACTTGGCGGCAAATCATGCTCAATATCGGCATCAGCTACATCAACCAGTGTTTTAGGCAGGTTGATCACCTCTTTGCCGGGGTTGTTAACCACCTGGCTAATCAGCCACCTCACGGCAGCGCTGTATCCGTCTCCGTTAATATCTGCCGGTTTTAATTTTTCTTTACGTTCGTTACCGTACCCTATGCCGGTTTCCTGATCCAGAGCCTGCATAAGGGGTATTTCCTGCTCGTGGTATCTTTGTTTAAAGCGTTTTATAAAATTTTCCAGATCGCCATGACGATGCCTTGGTGTAATGTTGTTCAACATATCAATGGCATCAAGCAATTTATCAGTATAAGCTTCGTCGAGCGTGGCGTTTGCACCCTGCCTGAAATAATCCACCTGCAAAAACGTCCCTTCAGAAACTTCGCCTGTTAAGTTTTTCAAAATCATAGCTATCTTATTATTTTTTACAATTACACTATCGGTACCGCTTAGTATTTGCTGTATTTCACCCAGATTAGATAAATAGGTCCTGGCAGCATCGGCATCCGGAGCAATGCGATTAAGTACCCGTACAGCATGGTCAATATATCCGTCACCGTATACCCGCGGTTCAAGCTCGCTCCATAAAATCTGTGTATCTATCAGTTCATTTAACCATTGCTCAGCCTCTGCCGGTTGCATGCTCATGGTACGCATTACAAACTCCAGTATATCTACATAAGGGCGTTCGGCAGCGCAAAATTTAACCAGGTGCATCAACTCGGCCGATGCCGTTACCGAAGATGTTTTGCATTTACCGTAATTTGAAGTTTGCCCGTCAATTTTCCGGTAGCTGTTATTATGGGTGTATAATGTTTTGTTTACGCGGTAACTTAGCAAGCCGCGAATAACGTTATCATTAAGTAAGCCAATGCAAATGCTGTAATTTGTTGCCGGACTAAGCCTCGTATGATGATAAGTTTCATCAAACTGCAGGTTGGTTTGGTTACCTATGTCAACAGCAGCGTATCCGTCAAATAATCCCGCCGGTGCATCGCCGGTGTTAATACGGTTTACAAATTTGGCCAGCGTAAGTTCAAGTTTTTCGAGCTTGCGGCTATCAGTTATGGCATCAATGCGCAAAACCGCATCGTACAGGTCTTTCGAGGTTAGCCAAAGTGCCTGCATAAAAAGCTCGTCCTTAATAAATTCACGAATAGCATTGCTTGTTAAGGCTCCACCGCAATTAAAAGGGTGAAACCTTAACATCAATGCTGATGAAAATTTATATGATTCGGATAGTTTCGGCATTTTCATGATAACCGGCTATTGGTAATAACCTTATTAATGAAAAACATACATCGTGGCGGCAGGCAATAAGCGCTGGTATACCGGCGCTGAACTGATTAAAAGATACCTGATGTAGTAGTAGTTTGCGAAGTATCTACAGTGGTTGTACCGGCCATGCCCGCATAGCCCGCTGCGTTACTATTTTTAATGTTATTACCTAAAACCCTGTTAAGCACCTGCACTTGTTTAATTTGAATTTTTGGTAAAGAGGCTTTGTCGTGATTTTTCATAATTTTAAACTTTTAAAGGGTTATGGATCAGTATTTTTTAACCGTGATGGTATAAATGTGAGTAACAAGCCTTTGCGGAAGAAAAAATTAGTACCAATGCCCCTTTCCGGATGACCAAAACCGCTTTTGCGTGGGACGAAAAAAAAAGACAAAACGAATTTTACAGTGAATAACAAGAAGCTAAAAACCACCGGTCAGCATTTACTTTTCTGGGCCGTTTACATGTTTTATGAAAACTTTGCCATCTATATCGGCGGTTCGGATATCTCGCTGCTCAACAGCTTTTTTGCTTTTATAGTAAATGCTGCCGATTTTTATGGATTTTGGGCCTGCTACCGCTTTTTTGGACGAAAAATCAAAAACAAACCACTACGGATAGCAGTAACTGTTATAGTTATAGCCGTTTTTATTGTGATATCAGCCTATCTGAAGGTGATCCTGGTAATGCTCATCCTGCATCAGCCATTTTCGGTTGCGGGTAATAACGAACGGGTTGTTGCGCTAAGCACACGGGCTATTTATTTTGGCACCATGGGTGCCGCTTACGGATTTTTTAAGCAACTGTTACAAAAGGAACGCGAAGCAGCCCAGCATCAGCTTGAAAAAATTGAACTGCTGCAGCAACAGGAAAAACTGGAGAAACAGGCGCTGCAGGCCGAGTTAAACGTAATCAAATCGCAAATTAATCCGCACTTTGTGTTTAATACTCTTGGCTTTTTATATTCTGAAACGTATAAAAAACTGCCCGACGTTGGCGATTCCATCATCGCCCTATCAAACATTATGCGGCATGCCCTAACTAAAAACCAGGATGGCTTCAGCACACTTGAAAGCGAATTGGGGTATATTAAAGATTTTATCAAGATTCATGCTTCCCGCAGTCCTTCTTTTTTTATGAAAGTTGATATCGGCACAGTTACCAGGCCATATAAAATAGTATCATTGGTTTTAATAACCCTGATTGAAAACATGTTTAAACACGGTATATTTAACCAAAGCAGTAAGGAAGCCACTTTAAGTATTAATGTTGAAGATGAAAAACTGTATTTTTACTCGCTCAATTATAAAGGCAATAACAGTTTAAATAAGGTGGAATCGAACGGGATAGGCTTAAATTATATCAGGGAAAGGTTAACGGATGAATATGGTCAAAACTTTGAGCTTTTGATTAATGAAACACATAACAGCTATGAATGTAAACTTACCATGCCTTTAAAATATGAAAGTAATTAATTGCATTATAGTTGAGGATGAGCAATATGCCATCAATATCCTGAGCGATTTTATCTCGAAGGTGCCTTTCATCAATCTCGAACAAACTTTTACCAACCCGATAGATGCCCTGCTATATTTAAAAAGTAATTCTATCGACCTGATATTCCTCGATATCAATATGCCCGAACTATCAGGCATCGATCTGATTAAACTGTTGCCTAAAAATATCGAAATCGTCATAACGTCGGGCTATAGCGAGTTTGCTGTGGCCGGTTTTGAAAACAATGTGCTTGATTACCTGCTGAAACCATACTCGTTTGACAGGTTTTTGCAGGCTGCACAAAAGGCGCTCGACAAACTGCTGCTGCTGGATACCCACAAGCCCACACCCGTAAACGATCATTCAGATTCGTTTTACCTGAAAACAGACCACGGTAAAATTGTGCGCATCAATTTTAACGACATTATTTATATAGAGGGCCTTAAAAACTACTGCTCAGTATTTACCGAACACGAACGCCATATCTCGCTCGTGAGTATGAAAACCCTGGCAGATAATCTGCCACAACAGGATTTTGCCCGCACACACAAATCGTACATCATTGCACTTAAAAGGATAAAATCCATTGATGGCAACATGGTGATGTTTGATAAGATCAAAGAAAAAATCCCCATCGGCGTTACCTACCGCGAGAGCTTTTTTGCCCAGTTAAACAATAAGATGTTTAAGTAATCAGAGCTTCTTTCGCGCTTTTTCTGATTTGAGGTATTTAAGCATTATCCCATACAAAATACACTCGTGCAGGCGCTGCCGGTTGCTGAAATAACGGTTAACCGCCATGTGGATCACGCTGCTTAAAAAGCGTTCATTCCAGTCAATATGGTATTGCTGCAGTAACCGATCAATATGCTCACGCTTTTGATGCAGCAGTTTATCGTACGCCAAAAGCAGTGTATCGAGGTTACCGTGGTATTTTCTGAAAAGCTGATCGATCTGGATCTTGACCGATTTATCATCAAATTCGGTTAAAAAATAGCTCAGTCCTTTTTCAACAAAACGTATCTGTGCATTAATGTCGTTGCTCATCAGGTTAAGATAATCTTTAATAAGCCAGAATATTAAAAACCAGTCTTCAGTATCGTACCTGTTGGTTTCGAGCAGGCGGAACACGTTGCAGCAAAACAACGTTTCGATACAAAAAAGGCCCTCGGCCTGTTCAATCTGGTGCCCATAGCGCTCCAGTTCGCGTACGTAGGTATCCAATTGTACAACATGTACCTGCCCGCTTATTAAAAACGGCGAAAGCACCTCGCGTATAGCCAGGTAAACATCCTGAAAATCATCCTCCTTAAATAAATTAACCCGCACCCTGATATGATTATCAGGATCATGATACCTGATAAAAAACCACTGTTTAATACTTACTGTGCCCGAATGATCGAGCAGTTCATTCAGCCTTAACAAAACATTATTGGCAATATTGCTGCTTAAATACAGCTTAATAAACAGCCACTCGCTGCCCGGAAAAAAGTTACGCTGTAAGCCGCTTTCGATGTATTGATAGTAAGCGGGCTTTACCGGCCGTTCAAAATAAAAAGGAGCCACCAGTTGATGAGCATACGGATCATCGCCAGGGCCTTTAACCACGCTTTCGTATTGCAGATGGATACATTCTGATAAAATAAGTACAGCACTTTGCTTAGCTATTTCTTTTGCCAGTACGGCCAGGCCAATTTCGTTATTCACGTCAATCAACAGTTCATTATCCCCTTTTACTATAAAAAACTTATCCGGCAGTAACCATTGCTCCCGGAAAGCGGCAAGTAATTCGCCAAACTTTGGTAATTGCTTTTCGGCACGGCAAAGTTCGTTCAGGATGGCAGGTGTAAATTTCCAGGTGGCGCGGTGTAAGATAAGCCCATAGGTAGTTTCAACCCGCGGAAAAAAAACAAAATCCTTGGCCAGTGCGCCCCAGTTAAATGATAAGTTGCCGTTGCTGTACTGGTGCTGGATATCGCACAAAAAAGTATAAATGGGGTGCTGCGACCGGTTATAGTTATAGGCACTGCTTAACCTTGGTATTACCTCCCGCTGGTGTTTTTTTGAAAACAGCCTGAATGCATTTTGCTCCAGCTTAACATAGATATCATCAAGATGCAAAACCGATTTACCCTTAGGATCATCAATATAAGCCAATTCATGCAGCCAAAACGGGGGGTGCGACATCACATTCAATATCCGCTCTTCGGGCATGTGAATTACCTCTGCAAACATGGCGTCCGGACTGTTTTCGGCTTCTTTTTTTGCTATATCGAGGCCGGTTTTATAAATCTCATCATCGCCGGTGGCAAAGCGGGCTATCATACTAAGCGCACCGGGGCCGGTAACCCGCTCAAGAAACACAACATCATTTTCAAACAGCTGAAAAATGGCGCACATGGAAAACGGCAGCTTATCCGCAGCGCGTTCCTTCACAAAATTATCTGGGATAATAATGTGGTATCGGCCGCCCGCCTTTGCTTCATTTAGCATGGCCAGCATTTTAAAATCAATTTCGGCATATTCAACCGGTGGTCCGTTTGCCTCGGCAGCGGCGTAAAGGCCTTCGGTAAACAAGGTTTCGTGTTCGTACCATTGCCCGTATTCAA
The sequence above is a segment of the Mucilaginibacter celer genome. Coding sequences within it:
- a CDS encoding lantibiotic dehydratase, producing MKMPKLSESYKFSSALMLRFHPFNCGGALTSNAIREFIKDELFMQALWLTSKDLYDAVLRIDAITDSRKLEKLELTLAKFVNRINTGDAPAGLFDGYAAVDIGNQTNLQFDETYHHTRLSPATNYSICIGLLNDNVIRGLLSYRVNKTLYTHNNSYRKIDGQTSNYGKCKTSSVTASAELMHLVKFCAAERPYVDILEFVMRTMSMQPAEAEQWLNELIDTQILWSELEPRVYGDGYIDHAVRVLNRIAPDADAARTYLSNLGEIQQILSGTDSVIVKNNKIAMILKNLTGEVSEGTFLQVDYFRQGANATLDEAYTDKLLDAIDMLNNITPRHRHGDLENFIKRFKQRYHEQEIPLMQALDQETGIGYGNERKEKLKPADINGDGYSAAVRWLISQVVNNPGKEVINLPKTLVDVADADIEHDLPPSFSVTFRISNDDEPLIYLEHCGRPTGTAMFSRLSNTEKSFKQIVDEIAETESYIYDPALVAEIIHTPADSLGNFTPGAFRNYQAPATGADGQDRAEVNLGDLMLAIKGNEIVLRSVSLNRRIIPVITNAGNYGLNSLPVYRFLSDVKQQGAKQELGINLDILPTLGVTKTPRIVYEGVILALKTWYINNAAVLELQQAIANDYYTAWEQFLNYWQLPDIFVYTDADNELIVHSNSRLEVVAWLSCCKKKQQVVLKEYIGSSNNIILKKKDEKTVGNQFVAVLKRGEKTPANRYAATAPMSANIAKRQFFPGDEWLYVKLYCGLKTADNVIGNELIQLSKKLYHEDLIDQWFYVRHADPEPHIRFRVHLASVFALGRVIQSINTAFSALIKSKQIWKVQFDTYERELERYGEASIELVEQFFFNDSLAIASLLSRMDMTENFDEARWLWGLLSIDRLLNDFELDTAQKIAITRLLAKSSHPDDSDDADNLLARQLSFRYRHYRGRIEALFAVGGDITGDDLLRFRSLNNRPAAALLTELIASGTIPQDLTLVLMSLVQMSMNRLFKTKQRVHELFVYDFLLLYYQSTQLQQDEQQNNYVVNAQSQYFADRPYLR
- a CDS encoding sensor histidine kinase, translating into MNNKKLKTTGQHLLFWAVYMFYENFAIYIGGSDISLLNSFFAFIVNAADFYGFWACYRFFGRKIKNKPLRIAVTVIVIAVFIVISAYLKVILVMLILHQPFSVAGNNERVVALSTRAIYFGTMGAAYGFFKQLLQKEREAAQHQLEKIELLQQQEKLEKQALQAELNVIKSQINPHFVFNTLGFLYSETYKKLPDVGDSIIALSNIMRHALTKNQDGFSTLESELGYIKDFIKIHASRSPSFFMKVDIGTVTRPYKIVSLVLITLIENMFKHGIFNQSSKEATLSINVEDEKLYFYSLNYKGNNSLNKVESNGIGLNYIRERLTDEYGQNFELLINETHNSYECKLTMPLKYESN
- a CDS encoding LytR/AlgR family response regulator transcription factor, encoding MKVINCIIVEDEQYAINILSDFISKVPFINLEQTFTNPIDALLYLKSNSIDLIFLDINMPELSGIDLIKLLPKNIEIVITSGYSEFAVAGFENNVLDYLLKPYSFDRFLQAAQKALDKLLLLDTHKPTPVNDHSDSFYLKTDHGKIVRINFNDIIYIEGLKNYCSVFTEHERHISLVSMKTLADNLPQQDFARTHKSYIIALKRIKSIDGNMVMFDKIKEKIPIGVTYRESFFAQLNNKMFK
- a CDS encoding lantibiotic dehydratase — protein: MKVNFINGLILRSAALSYRQRLDKDTLFTLWHNLLIKEGIYVASKSLYQELESFFDGEEKAPAKEAQLVASLYKYMSRMSNRATPFGLFAGCAAVNWGTGNNISLTEKYRKHIVPDAIVSFALAKQIEAANKLTAGYKINNTIYKIGHDIRFITYQIIDNQRVYQVSAVDANPVLDNIIDSIGDNIWNKQQLLDRFPDFDRDDLLEFINDLIDGQLLKPAYEPVIGCDFPLFMQKTDDTALNNTINQLVGLLTDADNHVAKPAGWLSFYTQVEQLTNNITGRELKDQIHITRFNQLNGKVINSALQAKLSKGIKLLNNLSTPGLNKRIEQFKNRFRKRYEEQSVPLLEAFDADTGIEYGQWYEHETLFTEGLYAAAEANGPPVEYAEIDFKMLAMLNEAKAGGRYHIIIPDNFVKERAADKLPFSMCAIFQLFENDVVFLERVTGPGALSMIARFATGDDEIYKTGLDIAKKEAENSPDAMFAEVIHMPEERILNVMSHPPFWLHELAYIDDPKGKSVLHLDDIYVKLEQNAFRLFSKKHQREVIPRLSSAYNYNRSQHPIYTFLCDIQHQYSNGNLSFNWGALAKDFVFFPRVETTYGLILHRATWKFTPAILNELCRAEKQLPKFGELLAAFREQWLLPDKFFIVKGDNELLIDVNNEIGLAVLAKEIAKQSAVLILSECIHLQYESVVKGPGDDPYAHQLVAPFYFERPVKPAYYQYIESGLQRNFFPGSEWLFIKLYLSSNIANNVLLRLNELLDHSGTVSIKQWFFIRYHDPDNHIRVRVNLFKEDDFQDVYLAIREVLSPFLISGQVHVVQLDTYVRELERYGHQIEQAEGLFCIETLFCCNVFRLLETNRYDTEDWFLIFWLIKDYLNLMSNDINAQIRFVEKGLSYFLTEFDDKSVKIQIDQLFRKYHGNLDTLLLAYDKLLHQKREHIDRLLQQYHIDWNERFLSSVIHMAVNRYFSNRQRLHECILYGIMLKYLKSEKARKKL